The following proteins are encoded in a genomic region of Dethiosulfovibrio faecalis:
- the mazG gene encoding nucleoside triphosphate pyrophosphohydrolase, with protein MKDDSGALFSQLRDIMNRLRAPGGCPWDRKQTYGSLRPHIIEEAYELVDAVDNGDIAGICEESGDLLLQVVFMGVIAEESGDFSLADIVRSISDKLIRRHPHVFGDVDVSDSDEVLRNWEQIKLNEKGGQDNGATVLSGVPKGLPPLIKAFRIQQKAASVGFDWDQSSQLPVFDKIEEEIDEVKTAMELEDRFSVEEEIGDVLFSIVNLARRLGVDPHLALERSNKKFIDRFGRIEQDLRDRNKSWTDTDLDELDSLWDWAKAVSRQDGACDNPM; from the coding sequence ATGAAAGACGATAGCGGGGCGCTTTTTTCCCAGTTGAGGGATATCATGAACCGACTGAGAGCCCCCGGGGGCTGTCCTTGGGACAGAAAGCAGACCTATGGCTCTCTTCGTCCTCATATCATCGAAGAGGCCTATGAACTGGTCGATGCCGTCGACAACGGCGATATAGCGGGGATATGCGAGGAATCAGGCGATCTTCTGCTCCAGGTCGTCTTCATGGGAGTGATAGCGGAGGAGTCCGGGGATTTCTCCCTGGCGGACATAGTGAGGTCGATATCGGATAAACTGATCCGTAGGCACCCCCACGTCTTCGGCGATGTCGACGTTTCCGATAGCGATGAGGTCTTGAGGAACTGGGAACAGATAAAGCTCAATGAAAAGGGCGGTCAGGATAACGGAGCCACGGTGCTGTCGGGGGTCCCCAAGGGATTGCCGCCGCTTATAAAGGCTTTCAGAATACAGCAAAAGGCGGCCAGCGTGGGTTTCGACTGGGACCAGTCGTCTCAGTTGCCGGTTTTCGATAAGATAGAGGAGGAGATCGACGAGGTAAAAACAGCCATGGAATTGGAGGACAGGTTTTCCGTGGAGGAGGAGATAGGAGACGTCCTTTTCTCCATAGTGAACCTGGCTCGTCGGTTAGGGGTGGACCCCCATCTCGCGCTGGAGAGATCGAACAAAAAATTTATCGATCGTTTCGGAAGGATAGAACAGGACCTTCGGGATCGAAATAAGTCATGGACCGATACCGACCTGGACGAACTCGATTCTCTCTGGGATTGGGCTAAGGCGGTCTCTCGGCAGGATGGTGCGTGCGATAATCCCATGTGA